CTGAGTTTTTCTCATCTGGGCCTCCCTATCCTAAATTACATTAGATATTTATTAGTAAACTACTAATAAAGTTTAGACAGATTATATCCTAACGCAACTGATTTTAGAGATTTTATTAATCTCTTTAGGCCAAAAAAAAATGGACGAAGAAAATCTTCATCCATTTTTCCACCATCCCTCGGGACAGTGCAGAATATCCATGAGCTTCAGCTCTTTTTTTTAATGGCTGGGGCGCCAGGGATCGAACCTGGGAATGCCGGAATCAAAATCCGGTGCCTTACCGCTTGGCGACGCCCCAAGAGCTCCGTTTTTTATCAAAGAACAATCAGTCGGTCAAGCAAAAAGAAAAAATATTTTCAATAGGTTGCCGCCGAATAAAGACTGGGCCCTGGCGAATTTGTTAGTTGTTCTTCTGCCGAGAAGAACCAGCGTCTCTGCTGTCGGTTCAGCGCCATGATTTGTCCCTGTAGACGGCAAAACAGAAAGGTTTCGCGAATCACCAATTAGACTAACTTGCTCAATGCTCCATCGATCCGTTTGATCACGGTGTCCCGACCTAAAACTTCCAGCAGCTCATAAATACCCGGGCTCGGTGAGCCGCCAGTTAATGCGGCGCGAAGAGGCTGGGCGAGTTTACCAAATTTCAGACCCAGGTCTGCAAGCACCGTATACAATACGGGCTCAAGTGTCGACTGTTCGAAGGTATCACAGCGGACAAGCGCTGTTCTTAAAGTCAAAAACAGCTGACGGTTCTCTTCACGCAGAAACTGGGTACGGGTTTTATCATCAAATTCAGGCTGATCGGCAAAGTAGAAGGCTGCCCCTTCGGCCATCTGCACCAGGGTCGAAGAGCGCTCCTGAAGACCCTTGACCACCGCGACCAGATCGGGTCCATGGCTAAAATCAATCCCCTGTTTCACCAGAAAGGGTTTCAGTAGTTCCACCAATTTCTGCGGATCCAGCGCCTTTATATAATGGCTGTTCAACCACAGGAGTTTCTCCGGATTAAAAACTCCGGCCGAGCGGCCGACGGCTTCGATGGTGAATTTTTCGATCAGATCAGCCATTGAAAAGATTTCTTCATCCCCGTGGGACCATCCGAGTCGTACCAGATAGTTAATCATCGCCTCCGGCAAGAAACCCTGCTCCTGATAAGCCATGACCGAAGTTGCGCCATGACGTTTTGAGAGACGTTTCTTATCATCGCCGAGAATCATCGGCACGTGGGCGAACTCGGGGACCGCATAACCGAGGGCGCGGTACAGATGGATCTGACGCGGGGTATTGTTGATATGGTCATCCCCACGGATAACCAGAGTGATCCCCATCTCAGCATCATCAACGACAACCACAAAATTATAGGTCGGGGTCCCGTCGGTGCGCTGCAGAATCAGATCATCCAACTCCTCATTGCGCACCGTGATAGGCCCTTTGATCCGATCGACAAAACAGACCTCACCATCCGGGTCAGGAAGCTTAAAACGCACGACGTAGGGCGCATCGGGTTGAGCGCTGCGTTCGCGGCAGGTCCCATCATATTTGGGTTTACGGCCCTCCTGAACAGCCAGCTCACGTTTGGCATCCAGCTCTTCAGTGGTGCAATAACAGCGGTAAGCCTTCCCGGTATCGAGAAGTTGCTGGATTTTGGATTTGTACAGCTCAAAACGGTCTGTCTGGTAAAACGGACCCTCGTCGCAACTGAGCCCCAGCCACTCCATGGCATTGAGAATGGCATCGACCGATTCCTGGGATGACCGCTCAATGTCAGTATCTTCAATCCGTAAGACATAAGTCCCCTGCTCTTTCTTGGCGAGCAGGTAATTAAACAGCGCAGTACGGGCACCTCCAATATGCAGATACCCGGTTGGGCTGGGGGCAAAACGAACACGTAAGTCAGACATGTCTTGAAGCTCCTTATTTTGAACAAAAGGGGATAATTCACCTGGATTGAGCACGCGGGAGGGATCCGTCAGTTAGTGAACCTGCTGTTTATACAGCAGAATTTTTTACAGGATCAAGCATAATAACCATTTTATTGGATGATAAGTGAAGCATAGCCGACCACCGAGGTGAGATCACCATTGACCCTGCCCGAGTGATCATAGCAGAGCAGACGGCAGGTTGTCGCACCAAGTACCGCTGCTGCTTCAAGCACCACCAGCGCCGGGACTACACCGCACATACTGATGTTATGCGACCTGACCGTCTTGTACAGTCCCACCGGGTCGAATTTTTCCAGCTGGTCGAGGGCGAGCCGATCGATGCGCGGGGTGATGTCTGCCGGAGCAAAATGGTTCATATCACTACTGGCAATGAGCAGCACTTTGTGAGGGTAGCCGCTGAGACTTTCACCCAGCTGGCGACCTAACTGCAACCAGTCTTCAAGGGCGGCATGCCCCAGGGTGATCGGAACAATCTGCACGTCATTGCGCAACATCTGCAAAAAGGGGAGCTGAACTTCGAGAGAATGTTCGCCCTGATGGGCGAATTCATCGTCTCGGAGCAAATCACAGTCTGCGATCAACTGAGCGGCGAGCAGGGAGTTAATGGGGCTTTTGCCGAGCGGTGTCTGCCAGGATCCGTGAGCAAACACTGCGGCCGAGGATCCGACTCCCCGATGATTTGGACCGAGCATGACGACGGTCTCCGGAATGGCGACTTTTTTATAGGCGGCAGCGGCGATGCGTCCAGAATAAATATAGCCGGCATGCGGAACAATGAGAGCTGTAGACGGTTGCGCCTGCTCCCCTCCCGCCAGCAAAGTCGCTACCTCTTCACGCAACTGATCAGGACTTCCCGGGTAAAAGCTTCCAGCAACCACTGGTTTTCGAACCATAAGTAGCTCCTTTCACCCAAATCAGAAAGTTAACTTCAGGCCGAGTAGAATCAGCAGAACAGCGAAGACTCTAATCATTTTATCCTGACTGATGCTGGTTGCAAGGCGCACACCCAGTCGGGCGCTGACAATAGTAAGTGGTGCGACAACCGCCGCAACCAACAGGTTCACATAGCCAATGGAAAACGGGATGCCTGCGGCTTCATGCATTCCATGAAACATGTAGCTGAGGGTGCCGGCGAGCGCTGAAATTACAATGACGGCACTGGAATTACCCACCGCCAGATGAATCGGCAGCCGCAACACAATCAGCATCAGCGGTACCGAAATAACCCCACCGCCAACTCCGAAAAAAGCCGAGAAAAGGCCGCCGGTCGAACCGACCATCAATAATGAGCTCTTGCGCGGTGGTACCTGATGTTCAGGGGGCAGATAGGGATGATAAAAGAGTAATTTCAGACCAACCAGAATCTCCATACAACCGAAGGCCTTATGCAGGATAGCCCCGGGGAGGAGCGCCGCCAGGCTTGAACCAAAAAGCGCGCCGAGCGCCGCGCCACCCGCCAGGTAGAAAACCTGATGCCAGACCACGTTGCCGTGAAGACGATGCCCCAGCGCGCTGCTGATGGCGGTAGGGACGATGACACACAGGCTGGTGCCGAATGCCGTGTGCACAATCAGATGCTCTGGCATACCGGCGATATGAAACAGCCAGAGAAACAACGGAACCAGGATCACCCCACCACCGATGCCAAGGAGTCCAGCGAGAAATCCGGCCAACACCGAAAAGATTCCGGTCAGGGTCAGGAGTGGCAAGGTGAAAAAATCCATAGAAGAGCTCTCTGATGGGTTTCAGGATGGCACGCATCATAAATCAGTAAGTTGATTCAGGCAAATCGGACCTTCAAAACAAAAAAGCCAACCCTTGAGGAAGGCTGGCTTTTTATATTATGGAGGCCTCGACCAGATTCGAACTGGTGATGGAGCTTTTGCAGAGCTCTGCCTTACCACTTGGCGACGAGGCCGATATGTCGCTGTCCGGTGTGCGCATTGAAGTACCAAATCGGGTATCGAGTGTCAAGGGCAAAATCTAATTTATCGATGCTGCTCAGCATATTCCCCGACACTTAAACGCTTCATTCCAGATTGAGAAAAATCAAAAGTTACCAGGGGTGCCACAGAGGCCGGTGCTTAATTAAAGAAGAGGAACGACAGGATAACCGCAACCACGAAAAACGGCCGTCTCCAGGAAGAGACGGCCGTTAATTTTTATGGAGCGGGAAACGAGATTCGAACTCGCGACGTCAACCTTGGCAAGGTTGCACTCTACCACTGAGTTATTCCCGCTCAAAAACGCCCGTTGTGTCGAGCGGCACAACTTATAACAAAACGCTTAACGGGGTGTCAATGAAAAATATTTCCAGTTTTTAAAAAAACCGCAGCTGATTTTGGCCCCGGAGTTCGACGCTGAGCGCCATGGCTGAGCAACTTAATCAGTCTGGTCAGTAAACTGCTGATAATAGGCTTGATATTTTTTTACACGCAGAACGTAATTCTGGGTTTCATCGTAAGGAGGGATACCGCCATAACGTTGGACGACACTCGGCCCGGCGTTATAAGCGGCCAGTGCCTGATCGAGGTTACTATCGAAAGTATCAAGCATCTGCCGCATATAGCAGGTCCCGCCAAAGATATTCTGACCTGGATCAAAAGGATCAGAAACTCCAACTTCACGGGCAGTTGCCGGCATTAACTGCATCAAACCCTGTGCGCCCTTCATTGAAACCACCCTGGGGTTGAAATCACTCTCGACCTTGATCATCGCCTTGACCAGGGCCGCGTCAAGATGAAAGCGCTGTGCGTAATACTTGATCAGTGAGGCGAGACCGACGGACTCCCCCTCGCCCCGGTAAAATTGAAAGGTTGTGTTGGTTGGCACATCGGTAAAATGGACGCGTCCGGAACTGTCGACATAGCGATAGATGTTCGCTTCACCCAGTGAAGCAAACAGGAGCAGTATGATTGTGGCAGTCAGCAGGCGCATGAGAATGTTTATAAATGATTAATCTTTTTGAAACAACTCTAATTGGCTGACATCCCCCAAATTCTTGACATCCGACCACTGGACTTCAATAATGATCGCCTTTGGCGAAGACATTGAGACATTAACCTCCTTAAGAGAACTTTAAAATGAAACTTACCACTGATTTTCTGGTCATCGGCAGTGGAATTGCTGGCCTCAGTTATGCGTTAAAGGTTGCCGAGCAGGGGTCGGTCCTGCTGGTCACCAAACGCGACATCGACTTTACTGCCACCCGCCTTGCCCAGGGAGGGATCGCCGCCGTTTCAACCGAACAGGGTGACTTCTTTGCACACACCGAAGATACGATGGTGGCAGGAGTTGACCTGCCTCATCGCGATATTGTGGATCTGACCGTCCGCATGGGTCCGAAAGTCATCGAAGATCTGATCAATTGGGGGGTCGAGTTCAGCCGTAACGAGCAGAACGAATATGATATGACCCGTGAAGGCGGACATAGTGAACGCCGTATCTTTCACGCCAAAGACGCGACAGGACGTGAAATCGAGCGTGCCCTGGTCCTGGCCGTGCAGAACCATCCGGCCATCCAGGTGCTGGAGAACCACATCGCCATCGATCTGATCACCGCCGCCAAAAATCTGCATGAGCCCTGCGCTATAAACAGCTGTCTTGGTGCCCATGTTTTCGACATCGAGGGTCAGTCGGTTGTCACTATCGGCGCTCGCTTCACGGTCCTGGCGACGGGAGGAGCCGGCAAGGTTTATCTTTATACCTGCAACCCCGATGTCGCGACCGGTGATGGGGTCGCCATGGCCTGGCGTGCCGGAGCCGCGGTGGCAAATATGGAATTCATGCAGTTCCACCCGACCACGCTCTATCATCCCAACGCCAAATCGTTTCTAATTTCAGAAGCCGTGCGCGGTGAGGGGGCCATTTTGCGCCGCCGCGACGGCACGGCCTTTATGGCCGACCAGCATCCGCTCAAAGATCTCGCACCGCGCGATATTGTCGCCCGGGCGATCGATCATCAGATGAAACAGTACGGGGATGACTGCGTTTTTCTCGACATGACCCATAAGAGCGCCGACTATATCTGTGATCGATTTCCGATGATCTATGAAACCTGTCTCGAATACGGGATCGATATGACAAAGGAGCCGATCCCGGTGGTCCCTGCGGCACATTATCTCTGCGGCGGAGTTCAGGTCGACAGTCATGGCGAAAGCGGCATCAGAAACCTGTTTGTCATCGGCGAAAGCGCCTGCACCGGACTGCATGGCGCCAATCGTCTCGCCAGCAACAGCCTGCTTGAGGGGGTAGTGTTCGCCCGTCGTGCGGCCGAAACCTCATTGCAACGTTTGGCCTCCTCCCCTGCTGAATTCCCAAGCATCGCGCCATGGGACTCAGGAAACGCGACCGACAGTGACGAAGAGGTCATTGTCGCGCACAACTGGGAAGAGATCAGACGCTGCATGTGGAGCTATGTCGGGATCGTTCGATCCAACAAGCGCCTGACCCGCGCCCTGATGCGGATTCAACTGATTCAACAGGAGATCATTGAATACTACTGGAACTTCCATTTGACCTCCGACCTCATCGAACTGCGCAACATCGCCACCGTCGCAGAACTGATCGTTAAAAGCGCCCTGCAACGCAAAGAGAGTCGCGGGCTGCACTTCACCCTCGATTACCCGGAGCGGGATGACCAGAACTGGAAAAAGGACACCGTCATTCCCGGGGCAACATTCGAAAATCTGAGTCAGTAAGGACAGGACATTCTTTATGGATATCGACGAGATCCGGATTGCGATCAATCGTATTGACAACGATCTGCTGCGGCTGTTCAACGAACGCGCCGCCCTGGCCCTTGAGATCGGCCACATCAAAAGAGACCTCGACCTGCCGATCTACGATCCACGCCGCGAGAAACTGATTTTTGAGAGGATGCGCCAGGAGAATCCCGGTCCGCTGGAGAGCGCCGCGGTCGTTCGTCTGTTTGAACGCGTCATTGACGAGAGCCGCAGCCTTGAGCGGTCCGAGAGCCGAAAGGGTAAATAGATGCTGGTAGTCATGAAGAAACGGGCAAGCGAAGAGGAGTTGGAACAGGTCAAGGAATTTCTGGTCGAGCTCGATTGTGATTTCCACCAGTCCACCGGCAGTGAACGGGTTATCCTGGGAGTCGTTGGCGATACCCATGCGATCTCGGAGGAGCAGTTACGAGCCAGGCCAGGCGTCCTTGAGGTGTTTCGGATCCCGGCAGAGGACTAGCTTGCCGCAGCGCTGCACGCCCTATGAGACCTTAAAAAAGCATAAGCAGGGCCGACTGATTTGTCGACCCTGCTTAGAGTATGACGTTAAATATATATGTCTATTTAATTGATAAATAAAGTTTTTATATTTTTAATCATATTTCTCGGATCTATTTCCCGACAATTTCAGTCCGGGTGAAGACCGAGCGCAAGACCTGCCCGGCGCCTTCGATATTTTCACGCGCGCCCTCTTCACGATCTACCAGAGTGACGATCCCGAGAACCACGAGACCTTCCTCCTGTGCGCGTTCAACGGCCTGCATGGAAGATCCTCCGGTCGTCGTGACATCTTCGACGATGACAACCCGCGATCCCGGCGGCAGGTTTTTCCGCCCCTCCAGCCATTGGCCAGTACCATGCCCTTTCGGCTCCTTGCGGATAATGAAGGCATGCACCGGTTGGCCGTCAAGCTCAGCCGCTATCGACGTCGCCGTGGCGATGGGATCGGCACCCAGGGTCAGACCACCCACGCCGTGAATCGGACCCTCGAACTTTTTAACCTCTTCCCAGAACGCCTTACCCGTTAACAGGCCACCCCTGGCGTGCAAGGTTGTCTGCTTCCCGTCAAAGTAAAAATTGCTCTTGCGCCCCGAAGCCAGTGTCACTTCACGCTGTTCGTAGGACATTTCCAGAATAATTTTCTTCAGTTCGCTTTTAACACTACTCATCACTCTCTCCAAGTTAGTTCCGTGAGGAGTGAGGGTAAAGGTGAGGAGTGAGGAGTAAGGGGTGAGTCGAAAAGGTCTAATCAAGACCTCACACCTCACACCTCACACCTCACACCTCACACCTCACACCTCACACCTCACACCTCACACCTCACACCTCACACCTCACGATCTCAAAATAATCCCAACTGTTTGTCAGCTTTCAAACGCGGGAACTTGACCGGGTATCTGCCGTTAAAGCAGGCGTCACAAAAGGTCGAGCATCCCTCCCCCGAAGCATGCACCGACTTCAACAGGCCCTCTTCCGACAGATAACCAATGCTGTCCGCGGTGACATACCTGGCGATCTCCTCGACGCTGTGCGAAGCAGAAATCAGCTCCTTGCGCGATGGCGTATCAATGCCGTAATAACAGGGGAAGCTGGTCGGCGGGCTGGAAATACGCAGATGAACCTCTGTCGCGCCGGCATCACGCAGCATCTTGACGATCTTGCGTGAGGTCGTACCGCGGACAATCGAGTCATCCACCACAACCACCCTCTTCCCTTCCAGCAGGTCCCGCACCGGGTTAAGTTTCAGCTTGACCCCGAAGTGACGAATCGACTGCTGGGGCTCAATGAAGGTTCGCCCCACGTAGTGGTTGCGGATCAGGCCCATCTCAAACGGGAGGCCTGACTCTTCGGCGAAGCCCATGGCTGCCGGAACGCCTGAGTCGGGGACGGCGATAACCAGGTCCGCCTCAACCCCGTGCTCCCGGGCAAGCTGGCGGCCGGATTCCTTACGCACCGAGTAAACCATCCGGCCGTAGATACGACTGTCAGGACGGGCGAAGTAAACATATTCGAAGATGCAGGGGGTTGGACTCGTCTCTTTAAAGGGGGAAAACGATTTCATCCCGGTTTTATCGATGACAACCATCTCACCCGGCGCGATCTCGCGGATGAACTCGGCATCGACCAGATCGAAGGCGCAGGATTCAGAGGCGACGATATAGGCTCCATCCAGGCGGCCGAGGCACAGCGGGCGAAATCCGTTGGGATCGCGCGCGGCGATGAGCCGGGACTCGGTTAAGAGCAGCAGGCTGTAGGCCCCCTGGACGATATGCAGCGCCTCGCAGATCCGATCGATCAACGAATCGGACTGCGCCCGGGCCAGCAGATGGATAATGGTTTCGGTATCCGCCGTAGTCGAGAAGATCGAACCGCTCTGCTCCAGCCGGCTGCGTACCTCCTGGGCATTGACCAGGTTGCCGTTATGTGAAACCGCGATGCTGCCGCGGGAATAATCGACCACAATCGGCTGACAGTTTTTAATGTCATTCCCGCCGGCGGTCGAATAGCGCACATGACCGATCGCTGAACGTCCGGGGAGGTGATCGAAGACCTGTCCCTTTTTAAACACATCCGAGACCAGACCTAGGCCCTTATGGGCGTGCAGTCGATAGCCGTCGGAGGAGACGATACCACAACCCTCCTGCCCGCGATGCTGCAGGGCATAAAGACCGAGGTAGGTCAGGTTAGCCGCTTCCGGATGGCCAAAAACCCCAAAAACGCCACATTCTTCGTGCAGTTTATCGAACATTTATTATCCTAAAGCAGGTTCTCGCGAACGTAATTGATCGCATTCTGGTAGAGCCAGAGCCCCATCCCCTCTTGCGGCAGCGTCTCACGGGTCCAGCGCGGGTGCTGGGTATAGTGGACATAGGCTTCCGGGTGGGGCATCAACCCGAACAACCGGCCGCTGGGGTCACACACACCCGCGATGGCATTGATACTCCCGTTCGGGTTGGCGGGATAATCCATGGTCGGCTGAAAAGCGGCATCGGCGTAACGCAAAGGAGCCAGATGGGCGTCTTCAATCCGGGCCAGAGTGGCATCGCTGTCGACGACAAACTTCCCTTCCCCATGCCGCACCGGGAGGTAAATACCTTTCAGCCCCTGGGTGTAGATACAGGGCGATTGGCTGTCCGCTTGCAGATAGACCCAGCGATCGATAAAACGGCCCGAATCGTTGTGGGTCAGGGTGCAGGTCTGGTCCTGATAGTCCTGGTCCGCTGCCGGCAGCAGGCCCATTTTGACCATGAGCTGGAAGCCGTTGCAGACCCCCATAATCAGCTTGCCATCGACGATAAACTGCGCCATCTGCTCAGCCAGCGAGGCACCGCCACCTGCGACCGGCGCATGCAGCAGCCGATTGGCTCCCGCCTTGGCGCTGCCGAGGTCATCGCCATCCAGGAACCCCCCGGCCAGGTTCAAAAAGTGGTAGTCCTCGAGCTTCACCCGTCCGGCCAGCAGTTCGGCGATGTGGATCGCCTCGGCGACTTCTGATCCGGCCAGGCGACAGGCCTCGGCGACCTCACGTTCACAGTTGGTTCCGTTGCCGGCGATCACCAGCGATCTGACTTGTTTTGCCATCTTTAAAGCTCCCGCAACGGCGCCTGCCACGCCTCTTTATTCTGATCATTGGTGGTTTCGATCAAAGGTTTACCGCCGCGACTGAGCGACAGCATCGGTTCAGCTGTGACTTCGCCGATCAGGGCGCAATCACAGCCGGCAAACAAGGCTTCGAAGGCGCTTCTGCTCTCGGGCTTGATGCTGACCAGCAGCCGCGACTGGGATTCGGAGAAGAGCAGTGCGGCGTCGGACAGCTCGCCACGAACCGCGACCCTGGACAGGTCGGCCTGAATCCCGAAGCCGCCGGCGAAGGCTGTTTCGGCCAGAGAGACCGCCAGGCCACCATCGGACAGGTCATGACAGCTGCGCAGCAGGCCTTTATCTTGCGCCTGATTGACGGTCTTGTACAAGCTGTAGGCTCGTTGTGCATCGACCCGGGGTACGTTGGCCCCAAGCTCACCGCACATGCGGTAATATTCAGAACCACCCAGCTCATCGGCGGTGCTGCCGAGCAGATAAACCAGATCACCCGGGGTCTTCACGTCCATGGTCACCGCTTTGCGCACATCGTCGATCTTGCCGATGACCGAAAAAAGGACGGTCGGCGGGATCGAGATTTTCGTGTCACCGATCTGATAGTCGTTCTTCATCGAGTCCTTGCCGCTGATCAGCGGCACGCCGAAGGCCACGCAGTACTCGTAGAGCGCCTTGTTGGCCCGCACCAGCTGCGCGGCCTTGTAGGCGCCGTCCGGGGTGCGCTCGCTCTCGACCGGATCACACCAGCAGAAGTTGTCGAGACCGGCAACATGCTCAATGTTTCCGCCCACCGCAACATAGTTGCGCAGCGCCTCGTCAATGGCGCAGGCCATCATGTGATAGGTGTCAATATCGCTGTAACTCGGGCAGATGCCGTGAGCAGTGACTATCCCTTCGAAGCTGTCGAACAGCGGACGATAGACCGCCGCATCGCTCGGGCCGTCGTTGGCAACACCGGTCAGGGGTTTCACAACCGAGCCGGCCTGAACCTCATGATCATAGCGGCGCACCACCGACTCTTTCGAACAGATATTCAAGCGCCCAAGCAAACCAAGCAGATCCGCCTGCAGGTCACGGCCGGCAATTGACGGTTCCCTGTGCCCCTTGTTCTCCCAGCGGGCCAGAATCTGCATCTGCGGCACGCCGCCATGCAGAAACTCCATATCGAGACAGCAGACGGTCTCCCCCTTGTAGAGGCAATGGTAATAGCCCGAATCGGTAAACTGCCCCAGGTCGGTCGCTTCAACCCCCATCTCGCGTGCGAGCTGCATGAAGGCGGTGAGGTTCTTCTCGGGAACCGCCAACGACATGCGCTCCTGGGCTTCGGAAATCAATATTTCCCAGGGCTGCAGGCCGGGATATTTCAGCGGCGCACGATCAAGGTGCAGCTCGAGACCGCCGGTGTCTTCGGCCATCTCGCCGATGGAGGATGAGAGCCCCCCTGCCCCGTTGTCGGTAATCGAGTTATACAGACCGCGGTCGCGCGCGATGATCAGAAAATCAAACATGCGGCGCTGGGTGATCGGGTCACCGATCTGCACCGCGGTAACGGGCGAGCCCTCATGCAACTCTTCCGAGGAGAAGGTCGCGCCGTGAATGCCATCCTTGCCGATGCGCCCGCCGGTCATAACGATGTGGTCCCCGACCAGCACCTGTTTTTCGTGACAGGGCTTGCCGTTAAGTCGGGCCGGCATTATTGAGGCGGTGCCGCAATAGACCAGGGGTTTCCCCGCAAAGCGGTCATCAAACTGAATCGAACCATTGATCGTCGGGATGCCGCTCTTGTTGCCGCCATGCTCAACCCCTTCGACCACCCCTTCAAAGATGCGCCGGGGATGCAGCAGGCGCGGCGGGAGCGGTTGGGTGAAAAAAGGGGAAGCAAAACAGAAGACGTCGGTGTTAAAGATCAGGCGCGCACCCATGCCGGTGCCGTAGCCATCACGGTTGACCCCGACAATGCCGGTCAGCGCCCCGCCGTAAGGATCGAGGGCCGAGGGAGAGTTGTGGGTCTCAACCTTGAAGACCATGCTCCAGTCGTCGTTGAACTTGATCACCCCGGCGTTGTCCTTGAAGACCGACAGACAAAAATCGTCCTTGCCGAGGTTCCGGCGAATATCCCGCGTTGCACCGACGATATAGGTTTTAAACAACGAATCGATGGTTTCGGCGTTGCCATGCTCATCGGTATAATCAATTTTTGCCGAGAAGATTTTGTGTTTGCAGTGCTCGCTCCAGGTCTGCGCCAGCGCCTCAAGCTCCACATCCGTCAGCTCTGAACCCAGGCCTTTTTCACGGCGCTTCGCCTGCACCGCGGGATCATTGACATGGGCCTGGAGGGTCTTCATCTCCAGCAGGTTCAGCGCCAGCATCCCGTCGCGACTGATCTGCAGCAGCTCGGCATCGCTGACGTTCAGATTGATCTTCTGCACGCATACTTCGGCGGCGGCGGCGACCCGCGGCAGGCTGACCGGAACCCCTTTACTGGCGTCGAGTTCATCCTTGGCCAGAATGGTCCAGCGCTGAATCAGACCATTGGCCAGAAAGCCGCTGGCGACCTGCTCGGCCTGTGCCTTGTCAATCGCTCCGCTCAGCAGATACTGCACCGAGGTATAGACCGCTTCCCCAGCGGCAAAAGGCCGCCCGGTCTGATACTCAATCGCCTCGCGCGCCGTACGACCGATGTTGTCCGTCACGCCCGGACGAAACCCGATTTCAATCAGCACATCAAAATCATGGGCCAGGGGACGGTCGATGGCAACCTGCTGAATGACCGGGTCGCTCAAGGGGCCCCGGGCCGCGGCCTGAATCTCGGAGGGGTTCAAGTCGGCATCAAGGGTGTAGACATCCAGGGTCTGGACCTGAGTCAACTTCAGCCCGAGGTGATGATTAATCTCAGCCTT
Above is a genomic segment from Geopsychrobacter electrodiphilus DSM 16401 containing:
- the purF gene encoding amidophosphoribosyltransferase, whose amino-acid sequence is MFDKLHEECGVFGVFGHPEAANLTYLGLYALQHRGQEGCGIVSSDGYRLHAHKGLGLVSDVFKKGQVFDHLPGRSAIGHVRYSTAGGNDIKNCQPIVVDYSRGSIAVSHNGNLVNAQEVRSRLEQSGSIFSTTADTETIIHLLARAQSDSLIDRICEALHIVQGAYSLLLLTESRLIAARDPNGFRPLCLGRLDGAYIVASESCAFDLVDAEFIREIAPGEMVVIDKTGMKSFSPFKETSPTPCIFEYVYFARPDSRIYGRMVYSVRKESGRQLAREHGVEADLVIAVPDSGVPAAMGFAEESGLPFEMGLIRNHYVGRTFIEPQQSIRHFGVKLKLNPVRDLLEGKRVVVVDDSIVRGTTSRKIVKMLRDAGATEVHLRISSPPTSFPCYYGIDTPSRKELISASHSVEEIARYVTADSIGYLSEEGLLKSVHASGEGCSTFCDACFNGRYPVKFPRLKADKQLGLF
- a CDS encoding phosphoribosylformylglycinamidine synthase subunit PurQ codes for the protein MAKQVRSLVIAGNGTNCEREVAEACRLAGSEVAEAIHIAELLAGRVKLEDYHFLNLAGGFLDGDDLGSAKAGANRLLHAPVAGGGASLAEQMAQFIVDGKLIMGVCNGFQLMVKMGLLPAADQDYQDQTCTLTHNDSGRFIDRWVYLQADSQSPCIYTQGLKGIYLPVRHGEGKFVVDSDATLARIEDAHLAPLRYADAAFQPTMDYPANPNGSINAIAGVCDPSGRLFGLMPHPEAYVHYTQHPRWTRETLPQEGMGLWLYQNAINYVRENLL
- a CDS encoding phosphoribosylformylglycinamidine synthase subunit PurS, whose protein sequence is MPCRIVVGLKDGVRDARGERIKAEINHHLGLKLTQVQTLDVYTLDADLNPSEIQAAARGPLSDPVIQQVAIDRPLAHDFDVLIEIGFRPGVTDNIGRTAREAIEYQTGRPFAAGEAVYTSVQYLLSGAIDKAQAEQVASGFLANGLIQRWTILAKDELDASKGVPVSLPRVAAAAEVCVQKINLNVSDAELLQISRDGMLALNLLEMKTLQAHVNDPAVQAKRREKGLGSELTDVELEALAQTWSEHCKHKIFSAKIDYTDEHGNAETIDSLFKTYIVGATRDIRRNLGKDDFCLSVFKDNAGVIKFNDDWSMVFKVETHNSPSALDPYGGALTGIVGVNRDGYGTGMGARLIFNTDVFCFASPFFTQPLPPRLLHPRRIFEGVVEGVEHGGNKSGIPTINGSIQFDDRFAGKPLVYCGTASIMPARLNGKPCHEKQVLVGDHIVMTGGRIGKDGIHGATFSSEELHEGSPVTAVQIGDPITQRRMFDFLIIARDRGLYNSITDNGAGGLSSSIGEMAEDTGGLELHLDRAPLKYPGLQPWEILISEAQERMSLAVPEKNLTAFMQLAREMGVEATDLGQFTDSGYYHCLYKGETVCCLDMEFLHGGVPQMQILARWENKGHREPSIAGRDLQADLLGLLGRLNICSKESVVRRYDHEVQAGSVVKPLTGVANDGPSDAAVYRPLFDSFEGIVTAHGICPSYSDIDTYHMMACAIDEALRNYVAVGGNIEHVAGLDNFCWCDPVESERTPDGAYKAAQLVRANKALYEYCVAFGVPLISGKDSMKNDYQIGDTKISIPPTVLFSVIGKIDDVRKAVTMDVKTPGDLVYLLGSTADELGGSEYYRMCGELGANVPRVDAQRAYSLYKTVNQAQDKGLLRSCHDLSDGGLAVSLAETAFAGGFGIQADLSRVAVRGELSDAALLFSESQSRLLVSIKPESRSAFEALFAGCDCALIGEVTAEPMLSLSRGGKPLIETTNDQNKEAWQAPLREL